In the genome of Candidatus Bathyarchaeota archaeon, the window AGCAAGAGTTGTTACAATATCGCCGAGTTCGGAAACTGTTCTCAACCTAAGTACAATCTGTTCCAAAGCGAGCCTTGCGTGCATTATCATCTTTTCCATTTTTCTTATTTCGGCAAGCTCGTTCGCGAAGACGTTTGCACGGGCCATATCGTGTTTTGTGTAGGAATCAACTATTCTGGCGAATATTTTTTTGTCTCGTTCCGAGAAGCGTTCGCCTGCTCGGTCAAGCCTCTGAACTTGGAGCTCAATGCGTCTGACAGCCATGTCAAGTCGCGGCTTCAAAGGACCTGGCGGCCTCAAAGATTCTTTAACCCTCGTCGTAAATGGTTGACTGTTTGGGGCTTCTTCCCATCGTTTAGCAAATCTTTCTGACATTACTTAATTTACCTCCTAAAGAAAGAGGAAGGTGTTAAAAGTGTATTATTACATTGTTATTATGCACAAAACACCCACATATATATCTGGTAGTATAGGTTATTTCCTAAATGTTTTAGGCTTTAAATTGCGCATTAAAATAGAAGTGAGGTTTGTTTTCTGTTATAGACAGTTTTGTGTCAGTTAGTCTAAAAAGCAGCTTTCTCGTAGTATGCTAAGTCAAGGTGATTAATATGGGTGATAGAATAAGAATGTTTGCCATGTTCGGGTTACTTGGCTTCATTGCAGGAATTGTTGCCAACTTCACGGCAATATACGTTATTCCGGTACTTAGCACACTGGTTTTTCCAGCCATTGGGTTGGATTGGATTCTTTCAGGATTTGCTGGTGCTTTTCTAACAGTTCTGCTGGTAACTGTTTGGGCTTATGTGACTTCGCCTTCCGAACCTTAAACAATTGAATTCGCAACTTCAAATATCCATTTCTCTAACATATCTGAAAGACTCGGTTTTAAGAAGGAACTTCTTCCTTTGCCGAAAGATTATCAGTGAGTATACCAATTTTTAGTATTAGGTTTCTCAATTTGAAGAAAGAAGCCCAAGTTTTCAAACTGTTAGTCAAGCCTGTTCGAGGCGTTTTAGGAGAACTAGGTTTTTCTGAGCCCACAGAGCCACAAGTGAAAGCTATTCCCTTTGTTTTGAAGGGTGAAAACGTTCTTTTGGTAGCACCGAATGGAAGTGGTAAAACAGAAGCAGTTCTCCTACCTATATTCTCAAAAATTCTTGAACAACCAGAAAGACAAGGAATTTCCGTTCTTTACATTACTCCACTTAGAGCCCTAAACCGTGACATGATAAAACGTATGTCTTATTGGGCGTCAAAGCTCGATCTTTCTATACAAGTTCGCCACGGCGACACCGAAACCAAGGTTCGTCGGAAACAGGCAATTCACCCACCTGACGTTCTTGTTACTACGCCTGAGACTCTCCAAGCAATCTTACCCGGCTCACGCATGCAAGAGCATCTAAGCTATGTTTGCTGCGTAGTAATCGACGAGGTGCATGAGTTAGCAACGAATAAGCGTGGAGTGCAGCTTTCTGTGGCTCTTGAGAGACTCTTCGAACTCGTTGGAAAGGATTTTCAGCGAATAGGCTTGTCAGCCACTGTGGAAAACTTGGAAAAAGTCGCCAAATTCGTTGCAGGCACAAGTAGACCAATTAGAATTGTGGAGGTTTCGCTTCCTAAAGGCTACACATACACAATTGA includes:
- a CDS encoding Snf7 family protein; amino-acid sequence: MSERFAKRWEEAPNSQPFTTRVKESLRPPGPLKPRLDMAVRRIELQVQRLDRAGERFSERDKKIFARIVDSYTKHDMARANVFANELAEIRKMEKMIMHARLALEQIVLRLRTVSELGDIVTTLAPAVGVLRTVKSGMSAIFPEAERELGQIGTLLNGIIIDAGQSTGLSINFDTANEDAQKILSEASSVAEQKIKEKFPELPAGIPEIGEKTPTKTI